The Streptomyces sp. NBC_01775 genome includes a region encoding these proteins:
- a CDS encoding FAD-dependent monooxygenase, producing MARTSTTQETHGAGKQEAEVLVVGAGPTGLLLAGDLAASGRRVTLIERRDDTAGNLTRALVVHARTLEQLDARGLADELVKAGHPVEGLRLFGTATLDPTSLPTRFPIVLVVGQYEVERLLERRAREAGVVFRHGAELAALRQDAHGVEADIREGGKARTLRARYLVGADGVHSKVREELGLPFPGKSVLRSIVLADVRLAEPPKAPFTVNATERAFALVATFGDGWYRVMGWRRGRQLPDSAPAELEEVREFTRLALGSDFGMHDARWISRFHSDERQAPAYRVGRVFLAGDAAHVHSPAGGMGMNTGLQDAANLSWKLTAVLDDTSASTLLDTYEAERHPVGKVVLRTSGAIIRVALMHFPGSHTLRTVAGSLVNRIRPMAKRAIMTVSGIGLSYPARPGSHRLAGRRAPDLALASGRLYETLREGRFVLVTPHGAPSRAEDPRFVHEESAGAGRHTLLIRPDGYIAWAGEGPAPEGLEAALTEWTGWPT from the coding sequence ATGGCACGCACCAGCACTACGCAGGAGACGCACGGAGCGGGGAAGCAGGAGGCGGAGGTCCTGGTCGTGGGGGCCGGCCCGACGGGCCTGCTGCTCGCGGGCGACCTCGCGGCCTCGGGCCGCCGGGTGACGCTGATCGAGCGCCGCGACGACACCGCCGGCAATCTCACGCGCGCCCTGGTCGTGCATGCCCGCACGCTGGAGCAGCTCGACGCCAGAGGACTGGCCGACGAGCTGGTCAAGGCCGGGCACCCGGTCGAGGGACTGCGCCTGTTCGGCACCGCCACCCTCGACCCCACCTCGCTGCCGACGCGCTTCCCCATCGTCCTCGTGGTGGGGCAGTACGAGGTGGAGAGGCTGCTGGAGCGCAGGGCCCGGGAGGCGGGCGTCGTCTTCCGGCACGGCGCGGAGCTGGCGGCGCTGCGCCAGGACGCCCACGGCGTGGAGGCCGACATCCGCGAGGGAGGCAAGGCGCGGACGCTGCGCGCCCGGTATCTCGTCGGCGCCGACGGGGTGCACAGCAAGGTCCGCGAGGAGCTGGGGCTGCCGTTCCCCGGCAAGTCGGTGCTCCGCTCGATAGTGCTGGCCGACGTGCGGCTGGCAGAGCCGCCGAAGGCCCCCTTCACGGTCAACGCCACGGAGCGCGCCTTCGCACTGGTCGCCACCTTCGGCGACGGCTGGTACCGCGTCATGGGATGGCGCCGGGGCCGCCAGCTCCCCGACAGCGCCCCGGCCGAGCTGGAGGAGGTGCGGGAGTTCACCCGTCTCGCGCTGGGCTCGGATTTCGGGATGCACGACGCCCGCTGGATCTCGCGGTTCCACAGCGACGAGCGGCAGGCGCCCGCCTACCGCGTCGGCCGGGTCTTCCTGGCGGGCGACGCCGCCCACGTCCACTCCCCCGCCGGCGGAATGGGGATGAACACCGGGCTCCAGGACGCCGCCAACTTGAGCTGGAAGCTCACCGCCGTCCTTGACGACACCTCGGCCTCCACCCTGCTGGATACCTACGAGGCGGAGCGGCACCCTGTCGGCAAGGTGGTGCTGCGGACAAGCGGGGCGATCATCCGGGTCGCACTGATGCACTTCCCCGGCAGCCACACGCTGCGCACTGTCGCGGGTTCCTTGGTCAACCGGATACGGCCGATGGCCAAGCGCGCGATCATGACGGTCTCCGGGATCGGCCTGTCCTATCCCGCGCGGCCCGGCTCTCACCGGCTGGCAGGCAGGCGCGCCCCTGACCTGGCTCTGGCCTCGGGCAGGTTGTACGAGACGCTGCGGGAGGGCCGGTTCGTGCTGGTGACCCCGCACGGGGCACCGAGCAGGGCGGAGGACCCGCGCTTTGTGCACGAGGAGTCGGCGGGCGCCGGGAGACACACCCTCCTGATCCGCCCGGACGGCTACATAGCCTGGGCCGGCGAGGGCCCGGCACCGGAAGGACTGGAGGCGGCGCTGACGGAGTGGACGGGCTGGCCCACATAG
- a CDS encoding YnfA family protein → MFVARSTLLFVLAALFEIGGAWLVWQGVREHKGWAWIGAGVLALGVYGFVATLQPDAHFGRILAAYGGVFVAGSLAWGMVMDGFRPDRWDVTGALVCLAGVAVIMYAPRGS, encoded by the coding sequence ATGTTTGTCGCTCGCTCGACCCTGCTGTTCGTACTGGCCGCGCTCTTCGAGATCGGTGGGGCCTGGCTCGTCTGGCAGGGGGTGCGGGAGCACAAGGGCTGGGCATGGATCGGCGCCGGAGTCCTCGCGCTGGGGGTCTACGGCTTCGTGGCGACGCTCCAGCCCGACGCGCACTTCGGCCGGATCCTGGCGGCATACGGCGGGGTGTTCGTCGCCGGCTCGCTGGCCTGGGGAATGGTGATGGACGGCTTCCGTCCGGACCGCTGGGATGTGACAGGTGCGTTGGTCTGCCTGGCAGGCGTCGCGGTGATCATGTATGCGCCACGCGGCAGTTGA
- a CDS encoding GNAT family N-acetyltransferase, whose translation MTTIRTAHPEELPALVQLQGGAGERDSGTRAYLSELLERRCTRPEWCLVASEDGAGPVGSAVLWALPGHEVPEAVVLLEAPWDESELIVGRRLLEEAAALARGAGAEELLHVVDGPPQAPQFQERPERRTELLGSCGFARVRDGRRFRLPAGSALPTEDPRLVFRDFTELGGREPFVGLLAELLGDTADAWLAADVERLGAKGAAEELFDDAAALEHRPEWFEIGYTLDGEPAVVSLPALSPSAPVIGFVGVAPAHRGHGYATAAVARGTHVLARGTAGSEGSEGPDESGGTAGLAGAGRDRDGDGDGGLLGVGAVEIRGDCDAGNVAMIKGFENCGYERFASREEYVLRL comes from the coding sequence ATGACAACCATTCGAACAGCACACCCGGAGGAACTCCCCGCCCTCGTCCAGCTCCAGGGCGGAGCGGGGGAGCGCGACAGCGGCACCCGGGCCTACCTCTCCGAGCTGCTGGAGCGCCGCTGCACTCGCCCCGAATGGTGCCTGGTGGCCTCGGAAGACGGTGCGGGGCCGGTCGGGAGCGCCGTGCTGTGGGCGCTCCCGGGGCACGAGGTCCCCGAGGCGGTCGTCCTGCTGGAGGCGCCCTGGGACGAGTCCGAACTCATCGTCGGAAGGAGGCTGCTGGAGGAGGCCGCCGCGCTCGCGCGGGGTGCGGGGGCCGAGGAGCTGCTGCATGTGGTGGACGGTCCGCCGCAGGCCCCGCAGTTCCAGGAACGGCCCGAGCGGCGCACGGAGTTGCTGGGATCCTGTGGGTTCGCGCGGGTGCGGGACGGGCGCCGATTCCGCCTGCCAGCCGGGAGCGCGCTGCCTACCGAGGATCCGCGGCTGGTCTTCCGGGATTTCACGGAGCTGGGCGGCCGGGAGCCGTTCGTCGGCCTGCTGGCCGAACTGCTGGGCGACACCGCCGACGCCTGGCTGGCAGCGGATGTCGAGCGGCTCGGGGCCAAGGGCGCGGCCGAGGAGCTGTTCGACGACGCGGCAGCTCTGGAGCACCGCCCGGAGTGGTTCGAGATCGGCTACACCCTCGACGGGGAGCCCGCAGTGGTGAGCCTCCCGGCGCTGTCTCCGTCGGCACCCGTGATCGGGTTCGTCGGGGTGGCTCCGGCCCACCGTGGGCACGGCTACGCCACCGCGGCGGTCGCCCGGGGCACGCACGTCCTGGCCAGGGGGACAGCGGGGTCTGAGGGGTCTGAGGGGCCTGACGAGTCTGGGGGGACAGCTGGGCTGGCGGGAGCAGGAAGAGACAGGGATGGGGACGGGGACGGGGGGCTCTTGGGAGTCGGAGCTGTCGAGATACGGGGAGACTGCGACGCGGGGAACGTCGCCATGATCAAGGGTTTCGAGAACTGCGGGTACGAGAGGTTCGCCTCACGCGAGGAGTACGTGCTGCGGCTCTGA
- a CDS encoding DUF3558 domain-containing protein: MHRNAPRNAPRRSKTVRNSLACAAVALPVLLVAGCSSDSDQGKESDSPSASASKSAPKAAPAKFKTLPDSCKSLSKGTVKDVVPKTGNTSGKRVGSGDTNESNSCLWSGLNKYDYRQLTVSLKRFDSDASLGSGDKRAGEYVKQQAGEVVNNKDNKKPKNSAVSGVGQQGAAVSYETEKKDSKGKAEDYRAERLVARSANAVVTVDYEGAGFEDGKKPSAEDLKKKAVKAAKEALTHLK; encoded by the coding sequence ATGCACCGAAACGCCCCGCGCAACGCCCCTCGACGGAGCAAGACCGTCAGGAACTCGCTCGCCTGTGCGGCAGTGGCGCTCCCCGTCCTGCTGGTCGCCGGCTGCTCCTCGGACTCGGACCAGGGCAAAGAGTCCGACTCCCCCTCGGCTTCCGCGAGCAAGTCCGCGCCGAAAGCCGCACCCGCGAAGTTCAAGACGCTGCCCGACTCCTGCAAGAGCCTGTCCAAGGGCACCGTCAAGGACGTGGTGCCCAAGACGGGGAACACCTCCGGCAAGCGTGTGGGCTCCGGCGACACCAATGAGTCCAACAGCTGCCTGTGGAGCGGACTGAACAAGTACGACTACCGGCAGCTGACGGTCTCCCTCAAGCGCTTCGACTCCGACGCCTCCCTCGGCTCGGGCGACAAGCGCGCCGGGGAGTACGTGAAGCAGCAGGCGGGCGAGGTCGTCAACAACAAGGACAACAAGAAGCCCAAGAACTCGGCGGTCTCCGGGGTCGGCCAGCAGGGCGCGGCCGTCTCGTACGAGACCGAGAAGAAGGACTCCAAGGGCAAGGCGGAGGACTACCGCGCCGAACGCCTGGTGGCCCGTTCGGCCAACGCCGTGGTCACCGTCGACTACGAGGGCGCCGGCTTCGAGGACGGCAAGAAGCCCAGCGCCGAGGACCTGAAGAAGAAGGCCGTCAAGGCGGCGAAGGAAGCGCTCACACACCTCAAGTGA
- a CDS encoding DUF2637 domain-containing protein gives MHGVQLTRIHRILIAVVVTGAVVIAAIGFAGSFSAVRDLAEKKGFGSFSPFFPIGVDAGIVVLLALDLLLTWIRIPFPLLRQTAWLLTAATIAFNGAAAWPDPLGVGMHAVIPVLFVVTVEAARHAVGRVADITADKHMEGVRLSRWLLAFPSTFRLWRRMKLWELRSYDEVIRMEQDRLVYETRLRARYGRAWRRKAPVEALMPLRLARYGVPLTETAPGSLIARSDAPAAARTTTSALAPAASTPASAASATPSTAPGGEARPELTRDGAELTRDGAELPAAEPGERAAPAPSSSDSSEPGQAETSQPEQPVQAPAPEPESIPEPQLQPQPEPQRAPGPAPEPAPEPTVSDFPVPVAPGRYRTLATPAAPHSNGNGNGNGNGYTTDSLFVEPLGPVEPMESVEPQPSPTPAPAPTPAPAPPPAPRMDEVDEGPYGGDEPVGIPDGVPREEVYFESYRQFVASHGAFPTARQLSRALHESFGVTTSDGSLLSENYLRTYMREFRERYNTEMGLAG, from the coding sequence GTGCACGGCGTACAACTGACCCGAATACACCGCATACTCATCGCAGTTGTGGTCACCGGTGCTGTGGTGATCGCGGCGATCGGCTTCGCGGGCTCGTTCTCGGCAGTCCGCGACCTGGCGGAGAAGAAGGGCTTCGGGTCCTTCTCCCCCTTCTTCCCCATCGGTGTGGACGCGGGCATCGTCGTACTCCTCGCTCTCGACCTGCTGCTGACCTGGATCCGCATCCCCTTCCCCCTGCTGCGCCAGACGGCCTGGCTGCTGACGGCGGCCACCATCGCGTTCAACGGCGCCGCGGCCTGGCCGGACCCGCTGGGGGTGGGAATGCACGCGGTGATTCCCGTTCTCTTCGTCGTCACCGTCGAGGCGGCCCGGCACGCCGTCGGGCGCGTGGCGGACATCACGGCCGACAAGCACATGGAGGGCGTCCGCCTCTCCCGCTGGCTCCTGGCCTTCCCCTCCACCTTCCGCCTGTGGCGCCGGATGAAGCTGTGGGAGCTGCGCTCCTACGACGAGGTGATCCGGATGGAGCAGGACCGCCTCGTCTACGAGACCCGGCTGCGCGCACGGTACGGACGAGCCTGGCGCCGCAAGGCACCCGTCGAGGCGCTGATGCCGCTGCGGCTGGCCCGCTACGGCGTCCCGCTGACGGAGACGGCGCCCGGGTCGCTGATCGCCCGCTCCGACGCCCCCGCGGCGGCGCGCACGACGACATCCGCCCTCGCGCCCGCCGCCTCCACCCCCGCCTCCGCCGCGTCCGCGACCCCGTCCACCGCACCCGGCGGCGAGGCCCGGCCCGAGCTGACCCGGGACGGGGCCGAGCTGACCCGGGACGGGGCCGAGCTGCCTGCGGCTGAGCCCGGCGAGCGCGCGGCGCCTGCTCCCTCCTCGTCCGACTCATCCGAGCCGGGCCAGGCCGAGACCTCCCAGCCCGAGCAGCCTGTGCAGGCCCCCGCCCCGGAGCCCGAATCCATACCGGAGCCCCAACTCCAGCCCCAGCCTGAGCCCCAGCGCGCACCTGGGCCCGCCCCGGAGCCCGCGCCCGAGCCCACCGTCTCGGACTTCCCCGTTCCGGTGGCCCCCGGCCGCTACCGCACCCTCGCCACGCCCGCGGCCCCCCACAGCAACGGAAACGGCAACGGAAACGGCAACGGGTACACCACCGACAGCCTCTTCGTGGAGCCCCTCGGGCCCGTCGAGCCCATGGAGTCCGTCGAGCCGCAGCCCTCCCCCACACCGGCGCCCGCACCCACACCGGCGCCCGCACCTCCGCCGGCGCCCAGGATGGACGAGGTGGACGAGGGCCCCTACGGGGGCGACGAGCCCGTGGGGATACCGGACGGGGTGCCCAGGGAAGAGGTCTACTTCGAGTCGTACCGCCAGTTCGTCGCCTCGCACGGGGCCTTTCCCACGGCCCGTCAGCTCTCGCGTGCCCTCCACGAGAGCTTCGGCGTCACGACGTCCGACGGCAGCCTCCTGAGCGAGAACTATCTGCGCACCTACATGCGGGAGTTCAGGGAGCGCTACAACACCGAGATGGGCCTCGCGGGCTGA
- the lysS gene encoding lysine--tRNA ligase: protein MAQTTHEADWVSRIADEVIAEAERRGLSAPGKAIVCASGLSPSGPIHLGNLREVMVPHLVADEIKRRGVECEHLISWDDYDRFRKVPAGVEGVDESWNEHIGRPLTAVPAPPGSPYASWGEHFKAAMEASLLELGVQYRGISQTQMYTSGAYREQILFAMRERARIDAVLDRYRTLEKGAKGGEATEGKSPQKNAQQKQKQQKQDAAPDAAEVEAVEGSGAAAEDDGSGAGGGEYFPYKPYCTACGRDLTTVTGYDDETTELSYTCACGHGETVLLREFDHGKLVWKVDWPMRWAYEGVVFEPSGVDHQSPGSSFVVGGRLVKEIFGAEQPIGPMYAFVGISGMAKMSSSKGGVPTPADALQIMEAPLLRWMYARRKPNQSFKVAFDQEIQRTYDEWDALGRKITDGSAQPADVAAHTRASSTALGPLPMTPRPLPYRTLASVTDITGGQEEQTLRILSELDPEHPVHALDEVRPRLDRAQRWITTQVPAEQRTRVRDEPDAELLASLEDEQRTSLRMLLDGLDEHWSLDGLTQLVYGVPKIQAGLAPDAKPTPELKVAQRGFFALLYRLLVGRDTGPRLPTLLLAVGAERVRKLLGG, encoded by the coding sequence GTGGCTCAGACCACTCACGAGGCCGACTGGGTCTCCCGTATCGCCGATGAGGTCATCGCCGAAGCGGAACGCCGAGGTCTCAGCGCGCCCGGCAAAGCGATCGTCTGCGCCTCCGGGCTGAGCCCCTCGGGCCCCATCCACCTGGGCAACCTGCGCGAGGTGATGGTGCCGCACCTGGTCGCCGACGAGATCAAGCGGCGCGGCGTGGAGTGCGAGCACCTCATCTCCTGGGACGACTACGACAGGTTCCGCAAGGTCCCGGCCGGGGTCGAGGGCGTCGACGAGTCCTGGAACGAGCACATCGGGCGCCCCCTGACCGCCGTCCCGGCCCCGCCCGGCAGCCCGTACGCGAGCTGGGGCGAGCACTTCAAGGCCGCGATGGAAGCCTCCCTGCTGGAGCTGGGGGTGCAGTACCGCGGCATCAGCCAGACGCAGATGTACACCTCGGGCGCCTACCGCGAGCAGATCCTGTTCGCGATGCGCGAGCGCGCCCGGATCGACGCCGTCCTGGACCGCTACCGCACCCTGGAGAAGGGCGCGAAGGGCGGCGAAGCGACGGAGGGCAAGAGCCCGCAGAAGAACGCGCAGCAGAAGCAGAAGCAGCAGAAGCAGGATGCCGCTCCGGACGCCGCCGAGGTCGAGGCGGTCGAGGGCTCGGGCGCCGCGGCCGAGGACGACGGCTCGGGTGCGGGCGGCGGGGAGTACTTCCCCTACAAGCCGTACTGCACCGCCTGCGGTCGCGACCTGACGACCGTCACCGGCTACGACGACGAGACCACCGAACTGTCCTACACCTGCGCGTGCGGGCACGGCGAGACGGTGCTGCTGCGCGAGTTCGACCACGGCAAGCTGGTGTGGAAGGTCGACTGGCCGATGCGCTGGGCGTACGAGGGCGTGGTGTTCGAGCCCTCCGGCGTCGACCACCAGTCGCCCGGCTCCTCGTTCGTGGTGGGCGGCCGGCTGGTGAAGGAGATCTTCGGCGCCGAGCAGCCCATCGGCCCCATGTACGCCTTCGTGGGCATCAGCGGCATGGCGAAGATGTCCTCCTCCAAGGGCGGCGTGCCCACCCCGGCCGACGCGCTCCAGATCATGGAGGCGCCGCTGCTGCGCTGGATGTACGCCCGCCGCAAGCCCAACCAGTCGTTCAAGGTCGCCTTCGACCAGGAGATCCAGCGCACCTACGACGAGTGGGACGCGCTCGGCCGCAAGATCACGGACGGCAGCGCCCAGCCCGCCGACGTCGCGGCGCACACCCGCGCCTCGTCCACCGCGCTGGGCCCCCTGCCGATGACGCCCAGGCCGCTGCCCTACCGCACGCTGGCCTCCGTCACCGACATCACCGGCGGCCAGGAGGAACAGACGCTGCGCATCCTCAGCGAGCTGGATCCCGAGCATCCGGTGCACGCCTTGGACGAGGTCCGGCCCCGGCTCGACCGCGCCCAGCGCTGGATCACGACGCAGGTTCCGGCCGAGCAGCGCACCCGCGTACGCGACGAGCCGGATGCCGAGCTGCTGGCCTCGCTGGAGGACGAGCAGCGCACCTCGCTCCGGATGCTGCTCGACGGACTGGATGAGCACTGGTCGCTGGACGGGCTGACCCAGCTCGTCTACGGCGTACCGAAGATCCAGGCCGGGCTCGCCCCGGACGCCAAGCCGACACCGGAGCTGAAGGTCGCCCAGCGCGGCTTCTTCGCACTGCTGTACCGACTGCTGGTCGGCCGCGACACCGGCCCGCGGCTGCCGACGCTGCTGCTGGCGGTGGGAGCGGAGCGGGTGCGCAAGCTGCTGGGTGGCTGA